CGCCTCGCCCTCGTCGGTCGCCTCCGCAAGGGCTTCGAGGAGACGCTGGACCTCATCGGCGTTCAGGTGCCGAGCGCGATGTGAATGCCGACGCGGCGGACCTCACCGAGTACCGCGTGGCCCTCGCCTTCGTGTGGGACCTGAGCGCCCTGCTCCACCCCGCGCCGGTCGGCCCATTCGAGGACGTGGGGGAGATGGTCGCCCTCGTCGAGCGCCTCGCCGATACGCATGTGGGGAACGCCGCCGCCCTCTTCCACCTGTGGCTGCGCTGGGGGGAGGGCGGCGTGCTGGCCGGACCGCTGGAATGGGTGCTGCTCAACGTGCTGCTCCGCCACCCACGGGAGGGGGAGGGGGCGCTGGCCGCCGTGCGCCGACGGGTGACGCCTCTCCAGGCTCAGCGCCTGTGGGAGACCTTCGGGGAGGATGCGCCTACCGCCGCCCCAACGCCTCCTCCCGCGCCTCCAGCCGGGTGAAGAACGTCGTCAGTTGCCCGGCGAGGGTGGGGGAGAAGCGGTTGCCGCCGAGGTGCGGCCCGGTCAGCGTCACGAACTCGCTCACTCCTGGCTCGGCTCGGGCGAAGAGGCGCTGGCTGTTGCTGGCGAGGGGCACCGTCTTGTCGTCGGGACTCCCCACGATGAAGAGGGGGAGGGGGGGCGCGGCCTCGGCGTTCGGCAGCGGGTTGAGGCGGGGGTCGGGTTCGCCCGGCAGACCGTAGGCCTCCTCGATCTCCGTGCGGCGGGTCGCGCCCGTGCCCCAGGCCTCGCGCAGGTCGGCCCAGCCGTCGATGAGGGCCGTGCCCGAGACGCGGTAGGGGCTGCCCGGCAGGGCGCTCCGCAGCGCGAGCAGCCCGCCCATGCTCAGGCCGAGGGCGTAGGTGCGGCCATTCCAGGCGAAGTGGCCCACGGCGTCGGTGTGCAGTTCCTTCACCTGATCGAGCGCGGCGGGGCTGCCCCAGGTGTTCGGGCCGCCGTCGTCGCTCAGCAGCACGGCGAAGGGCGCGGCGAGCAGGGCGTTCACCAGCACGCCCACGCTGGGGCTGCCGTACAGCCGCTCGGCACTCTGGGCGCGCGGGTGCGACACGACCACCAGCGCGCACTCCCGCACGTAGCACGCGGGCGGCACCCGCAGAAACGACGGCCCGCTGATCCGCTCCAACCGTACCGTATCGGGCACCGTGGGGAGGGGGAGAGCGGGGCTGGGCACGGGCGCGGGCGGCTCGGCGGGCACGGGCGGAGCGGCCCCCGCCCAACCCAGAAGCGCGGTGAGCAGGGGAGCGAGGAGGACGGGGGGGGCACGGCGCATGGCTGGCGCGCACTCTAGAGCATTTGCCGGAGAGGGGCGGCCAGCCGTCAGCTTCCAGCGGCCAGCGAAACCGGGAGGCTTGTTATTGGGAGAAATCGGGGGAGTGTGGTGCCGAGTCGTCACGTGGCCCCCTCACCCCGGCCCTCTGCTCCGCAGCTCTCCGAGTCACCCACGAGGGAAGAGGGAGAAAAGAAGCGGAGGCTTCTGCTCTTTTAGCTCCTCCCCCTTGAGGGGGGAGGCCGGGTGGGGGTGAAGCGGGCCTGGCCACCCAGAGAACGCACCCTCCCCTTCCATCTCACCGACCGAACAGCAGCAGCCCCAGCCGCTTCCCCAGCAGCAACCGCCCGATCACGGCGGGGATCAGCAGGGCGATCAGGCCGTAAGCCAGCACGGTCAGCGCCAGTTGGACGGGCGTGCCGTCCGGGGCCGACGCCCGCTCGAGCGCCTGAAGGACCGCCGGGTGCATCAGGTAGATCGGGAGGCTGACCGTGCCCAGCGTCGCCACGACCCGCTTGAACGCCTGCGGCCCGCGCTCCAGCCGGTAGGCGAGACCCAGCAGCGCGGGGGCCACCAGCCCGGTGTAGGTCCAGCTCAGGCCGCTGTACACGACGGGCGTGACGGGCGTGCCCCGCACGTAGGCGAGGGCGACGGGCAGATAGACCGCGTACACGACCACCAGCAGCGGCAGCAGCACGGCCCTCCTGCGCCGCCACCACGCCTGAAACTCGTCCAGCCGCGCGCCGACGGCCAGCCCCAGGCTGATCGGCAGGGCGTACCACAGCACCGTACTCGCCGGGAAGGGCAGCCTCAGCACCTCGCGGTTGAGCAGGTACAGCCCCAGTTGGACGACCAGCCCGAGGATCAGCGCCGCCGTGATGCTCGGCTTGCGCCGCGCCAGGGGCAGCAGCAGCGGCAGCACGAGGTACACCTCCAGCGCCACGAGCAGGAAGTACAGGTGATAGCTCGCCTTGCCGTACAGCAGCCAGTCGTGCCAGCGGTCGGGGTCGG
The sequence above is drawn from the Deinococcus sp. YIM 134068 genome and encodes:
- a CDS encoding alpha/beta hydrolase family protein, which gives rise to MRRAPPVLLAPLLTALLGWAGAAPPVPAEPPAPVPSPALPLPTVPDTVRLERISGPSFLRVPPACYVRECALVVVSHPRAQSAERLYGSPSVGVLVNALLAAPFAVLLSDDGGPNTWGSPAALDQVKELHTDAVGHFAWNGRTYALGLSMGGLLALRSALPGSPYRVSGTALIDGWADLREAWGTGATRRTEIEEAYGLPGEPDPRLNPLPNAEAAPPLPLFIVGSPDDKTVPLASNSQRLFARAEPGVSEFVTLTGPHLGGNRFSPTLAGQLTTFFTRLEAREEALGRR
- a CDS encoding acyltransferase, which codes for MSDASVSSPAPPAPATREAAGPRLTAIDTFRGLTILEVVGHHATGMALRHAEVGSTTHDLLLILNRTLHFAVPAFVFLSAVVLTRSLLRHFEPGRYFWRRLTRGGWPYLLWSALYALWYVWTGQRAPETLTDPDRWHDWLLYGKASYHLYFLLVALEVYLVLPLLLPLARRKPSITAALILGLVVQLGLYLLNREVLRLPFPASTVLWYALPISLGLAVGARLDEFQAWWRRRRAVLLPLLVVVYAVYLPVALAYVRGTPVTPVVYSGLSWTYTGLVAPALLGLAYRLERGPQAFKRVVATLGTVSLPIYLMHPAVLQALERASAPDGTPVQLALTVLAYGLIALLIPAVIGRLLLGKRLGLLLFGR